A genome region from Rhodopseudomonas boonkerdii includes the following:
- a CDS encoding FadR/GntR family transcriptional regulator has product MTGQAKHSARRNGNGSTRPGLLRPLNPVRRRTEEVVERIAAQIIDGQLPAGARLPTEQAMMTAMGVSRTVVREAISALRARGLVTTRQGAGAFVNNDANRQPYAIDPEGLGSLDSVIEILELRTAVEMEAAAIASERATAAQIKAIAKAANVFTRAIAKGDRAIKEDFDFHYAIAVGTQNSRFVGFLEFLGGLIIPRQSIRTFDGKAELQTRYLESVEKEHQTIVDAIGERSPRKAREAMRRHLVNGKARYKQLADKAAQ; this is encoded by the coding sequence CGCAGGAACGGCAACGGCTCGACACGGCCTGGCTTGTTGCGACCGCTCAATCCAGTGCGTCGCCGCACCGAGGAAGTGGTCGAGCGCATTGCAGCACAAATCATCGACGGCCAGTTGCCCGCCGGCGCGCGCCTGCCGACCGAGCAGGCGATGATGACCGCCATGGGCGTCAGCCGCACCGTGGTCCGCGAGGCGATCTCGGCGCTGCGCGCCCGCGGCCTCGTGACCACGAGGCAGGGCGCCGGCGCTTTTGTCAACAACGATGCCAACCGGCAGCCTTATGCCATCGATCCGGAGGGCCTCGGTTCCCTCGACAGCGTGATCGAAATTCTCGAATTGCGCACGGCCGTGGAAATGGAGGCCGCTGCCATTGCCAGCGAGCGTGCCACCGCGGCCCAGATCAAGGCCATCGCCAAAGCGGCGAATGTCTTCACCCGCGCCATCGCCAAGGGTGACCGCGCGATCAAGGAAGATTTCGACTTTCACTACGCCATCGCCGTCGGCACGCAGAATTCGCGCTTCGTGGGATTTCTGGAATTCCTCGGCGGACTGATCATTCCGCGCCAGAGCATCCGCACCTTCGACGGCAAGGCGGAGCTGCAGACGCGTTATCTCGAAAGCGTCGAGAAAGAGCATCAGACGATCGTCGACGCCATCGGCGAGCGCTCGCCGCGCAAAGCGCGCGAGGCGATGCGACGGCATCTGGTGAACGGCAAGGCGCGCTACAAGCAACTCGCGGATAAAGCGGCGCAGTAA
- a CDS encoding TRAP transporter large permease, with protein MDIAVLLLSMCLFFAIGMPIAFALALAALVGALWIDLPVEAVMQQLSSGVGKVSMLTVPFFVLAGAIMAEGGMAKRLVDLAAVLVGFTRIRGGLSQVNILATTIMSGISGSSVADTSAIGSVMIPQMAEKGYPRVFATNVTISASVQAIMVPPSHNAVIYSLATGGVVSITSLFLAGIVPGLLLGFAIMLLCLYFAYRDGHPKGEPVPLRQALKMLGDATWGIVTLIIVLGGILTGIFTPIEAGAVACVWAFFVTMFIYRDYKWSELPMLTYRTLQTVAMVLTLVATASCFGYVAALMQMPAKMTDFFVAISSNKYVLLMWLNIMLLILGTALDLAPLLLICTPILLPVVKSFGIDPVHFGIIMLLNLGIGLLTPPVGTTLFVGCAIGKVSVDEVMRGIWPFYWVMFAVLMLVTYVPWFSMALPHAFGFR; from the coding sequence ATGGACATTGCCGTTCTCCTGCTCAGCATGTGCCTCTTCTTCGCCATCGGCATGCCGATCGCCTTTGCGCTGGCGCTGGCCGCGCTTGTCGGGGCGTTGTGGATCGATCTTCCCGTCGAAGCCGTGATGCAGCAGCTCTCGTCGGGCGTCGGCAAGGTGTCGATGCTCACGGTGCCGTTCTTCGTGCTCGCCGGCGCCATCATGGCGGAAGGCGGCATGGCGAAACGCCTCGTCGATCTCGCCGCCGTGCTTGTCGGCTTCACCCGCATCCGTGGCGGCCTTTCGCAGGTGAACATTCTCGCCACCACCATCATGTCCGGCATCTCCGGCTCGTCGGTGGCGGATACGTCGGCGATCGGTTCGGTGATGATTCCGCAGATGGCGGAGAAAGGTTATCCGCGTGTCTTCGCCACCAATGTCACCATCTCCGCGTCGGTGCAGGCGATCATGGTGCCGCCGAGCCATAACGCGGTGATCTATTCGCTCGCCACCGGCGGCGTGGTGTCGATCACCAGTCTCTTTCTCGCCGGCATCGTGCCGGGCCTGCTGCTTGGCTTCGCCATCATGCTGCTGTGCCTGTATTTCGCCTATCGCGACGGCCATCCGAAGGGCGAACCGGTGCCGTTGAGGCAGGCGCTGAAGATGCTGGGCGACGCCACCTGGGGCATCGTCACGCTGATCATCGTGCTCGGCGGCATTCTCACCGGCATCTTCACGCCCATCGAGGCGGGCGCGGTCGCCTGCGTCTGGGCGTTCTTCGTCACCATGTTCATCTATCGCGACTACAAATGGTCGGAACTGCCGATGCTCACCTATCGCACGCTGCAGACGGTCGCGATGGTGCTGACGCTGGTCGCGACCGCCTCCTGTTTCGGCTATGTGGCGGCGCTGATGCAGATGCCGGCCAAGATGACCGATTTCTTCGTCGCCATTTCGTCGAACAAATATGTGCTGCTGATGTGGCTCAACATCATGCTGCTGATCCTCGGCACTGCGCTCGATCTCGCGCCGCTGCTATTGATCTGCACGCCGATCCTGTTGCCGGTGGTCAAGAGCTTCGGTATCGATCCCGTGCATTTCGGCATCATCATGCTGCTCAATCTCGGCATCGGCCTGCTTACGCCGCCGGTCGGCACCACGCTGTTCGTCGGCTGCGCTATCGGCAAGGTGTCGGTGGACGAGGTGATGCGCGGGATCTGGCCGTTCTACTGGGTGATGTTCGCGGTGCTGATGCTGGTCACCTATGTGCCATGGTTCTCCATGGCCCTGCCGCACGCGTTCGGATTTAGATAG
- a CDS encoding TRAP transporter small permease, which produces MSEAISKRMIGDNAETTRGPAFAFRRAMNVLYWTGAIVSCVALVLISFIIPWAVYTRYILNSAASWPEPLAVLLTVAVTFIGAANCYRQRIHMSMTVGTNLLPPKARAGAALISELLMAAMALFMLIWGGALVDTTWGNSVDEFPWLSVGVTYLPIPLSGAMMLLYVIERLTIGPPPQDGSDAHVPLE; this is translated from the coding sequence ATGTCTGAAGCCATCTCCAAAAGAATGATCGGCGACAATGCCGAAACAACACGCGGCCCCGCTTTCGCTTTCCGCCGTGCGATGAACGTTCTCTACTGGACCGGTGCCATCGTCTCCTGCGTCGCGCTGGTGCTGATCTCGTTCATCATCCCCTGGGCGGTCTATACCCGCTACATTCTCAACAGCGCAGCGTCATGGCCGGAGCCGCTGGCGGTGCTGCTCACCGTCGCCGTCACCTTCATCGGCGCGGCGAACTGCTATCGCCAGCGCATTCATATGAGCATGACCGTGGGCACCAACCTCCTGCCGCCGAAGGCGCGTGCCGGTGCGGCGTTGATCAGCGAACTGCTGATGGCCGCGATGGCGCTGTTCATGCTGATTTGGGGCGGGGCTTTGGTGGACACCACCTGGGGCAATTCGGTCGACGAATTTCCCTGGCTCTCCGTCGGCGTCACCTATCTGCCGATCCCGCTCTCCGGCGCGATGATGCTGCTCTATGTCATCGAACGCCTCACCATCGGCCCGCCGCCGCAGGACGGCAGCGATGCCCATGTGCCGCTGGAGTGA
- a CDS encoding TRAP transporter substrate-binding protein: MNRREVVTGGLAALAAGTVGLGGAAPALAQSKMVLKASDVHPLGYPTVESVVRMGKKLEAATNGRLSIQMFPSMQLGGEKEAIEQAQVGALQIARISVGAVGPVVDDVNVFNMPFVFRDSKHMEAVLDGAIGDELLNKITANEKTKLVALGWMNAGSRNIYNSKHPVRTLADLKGLKIRMIGNPLFIDTMNALGGNGVAMGFDQVFSAMQTGVVDGAENNLPSFVAQNHYQVAKYFSMTEHLIIPELLVFSKASWARLTPDDQALLKKFGREAQLEQRTLWYEAEAKALEKMKEVGTDIVTSIDKAPFREAVKPVWDKYGAKYAEMTKRIAAVS; the protein is encoded by the coding sequence ATGAACAGGAGAGAGGTCGTCACGGGCGGCCTGGCCGCGCTCGCGGCTGGCACCGTGGGGCTCGGCGGCGCCGCGCCGGCGCTGGCCCAGAGCAAGATGGTGCTCAAGGCGTCGGATGTTCACCCGCTCGGCTATCCCACGGTGGAATCCGTCGTCCGCATGGGCAAGAAGCTCGAGGCCGCGACCAATGGCCGGCTCAGCATCCAGATGTTTCCCTCCATGCAGCTCGGCGGCGAGAAGGAAGCCATCGAGCAGGCTCAGGTCGGGGCGTTGCAGATCGCGCGCATCTCGGTCGGCGCCGTCGGCCCGGTCGTCGATGACGTCAATGTCTTCAACATGCCCTTCGTGTTCCGCGACTCCAAGCATATGGAAGCGGTGCTCGATGGCGCAATCGGCGACGAGCTGCTGAACAAGATCACCGCCAACGAGAAGACGAAACTGGTCGCGCTCGGCTGGATGAATGCGGGTTCGCGCAACATCTATAACAGCAAGCATCCGGTGCGGACGCTGGCCGATCTCAAAGGCCTCAAGATCCGCATGATCGGCAATCCGCTGTTCATCGATACGATGAATGCGCTCGGCGGCAACGGGGTCGCCATGGGCTTCGATCAGGTGTTCAGCGCCATGCAGACCGGCGTGGTCGACGGAGCAGAAAACAACCTGCCTTCCTTCGTGGCGCAGAATCACTATCAGGTCGCCAAATATTTCTCGATGACCGAGCATCTGATCATTCCGGAGCTGCTGGTTTTCTCGAAGGCATCGTGGGCGAGGCTCACGCCGGACGACCAGGCGCTGCTGAAGAAATTCGGCCGCGAAGCGCAGCTCGAACAGCGCACGCTTTGGTACGAGGCCGAAGCCAAGGCGCTGGAGAAAATGAAAGAGGTCGGCACCGACATCGTCACCTCCATCGACAAGGCGCCGTTCCGCGAGGCGGTGAAACCGGTGTGGGACAAATACGGTGCGAAATACGCCGAGATGACCAAGCGCATCGCGGCGGTGAGCTAG
- a CDS encoding DUF2478 domain-containing protein yields the protein MFDSQCDLAALVYEKDQDPDALLHGFAADLGVRGIRAVGLVQLGHREFDVPKLNAVMLHTGEHVRLFQDLGPGARGCKLDVGQLLDAGTRVADAIDQGADLVIINRFGKQEREGKGLAYLIERALSGDIPVVIAVPSHRFAEWIAFADGMSVKLPCSREALDAWWLKVSSRGGPAPEPVQQSFCAAVK from the coding sequence ATGTTCGATTCCCAATGCGATCTGGCTGCGCTGGTCTATGAAAAGGACCAGGACCCCGATGCGCTGCTGCATGGCTTCGCGGCCGATCTCGGCGTGCGGGGCATTCGCGCCGTCGGTCTGGTGCAGCTCGGCCACCGCGAATTCGATGTGCCGAAGCTCAATGCCGTGATGTTGCATACCGGCGAGCATGTGCGGCTGTTTCAGGATCTCGGCCCCGGCGCCAGGGGCTGCAAGCTCGATGTCGGCCAGTTGCTCGACGCCGGCACCCGCGTGGCCGACGCCATCGATCAGGGCGCCGACCTCGTCATCATCAATCGCTTCGGCAAGCAGGAACGCGAGGGCAAGGGCCTTGCCTATCTGATCGAACGGGCGCTTTCCGGCGACATTCCCGTGGTAATCGCCGTCCCGTCACACCGTTTTGCCGAGTGGATCGCTTTTGCCGATGGCATGAGCGTGAAGCTGCCATGTTCGCGCGAGGCGCTCGACGCCTGGTGGCTGAAGGTCTCCAGCCGCGGCGGCCCGGCGCCGGAGCCGGTCCAGCAGAGTTTTTGCGCGGCGGTGAAGTAG
- a CDS encoding winged helix-turn-helix domain-containing protein gives MSKSATPVPALSIRIDLEPEGRIGPGKIQLLENIQTTGSISAAGRAMEMSYKRAWDLVDELNRICGQAAVERQTGGKNGGGAILTPFGENLVSRYRTIEQAAAVAARQQLLALKKDIGGKRKAR, from the coding sequence ATGTCCAAATCAGCCACGCCTGTGCCAGCCCTCAGCATCCGCATCGACCTCGAACCGGAGGGACGTATCGGTCCGGGCAAGATCCAGCTCCTCGAAAACATCCAGACCACCGGCTCGATCTCCGCCGCCGGCCGCGCGATGGAAATGTCCTACAAACGCGCCTGGGATCTGGTGGACGAACTCAACCGCATTTGCGGCCAGGCCGCGGTGGAACGGCAGACCGGCGGCAAGAATGGCGGCGGCGCCATCCTCACTCCGTTCGGCGAAAACCTGGTCAGCCGCTATCGCACTATCGAGCAGGCTGCGGCGGTGGCCGCGCGCCAGCAACTCCTGGCGTTGAAGAAGGATATCGGCGGCAAGCGCAAGGCGCGATGA
- the wrbA gene encoding NAD(P)H:quinone oxidoreductase — translation MTKVLVLYYSAYGHIEAMANAVAEGAREAGATVDIKRVPELVPDDVAKASYYKLDQAAPIAKIEDLANYDAIIVGTGTRFGRMASQMANFLDQAGGLWAKGALHGKVGGAFTSTATQHGGQETTLFSIITNLLHFGMTVVGLNYGFQGQMKLDEVTGGSPYGATTITGGDGSRQPSANELAGARYQGKTIAETAKKLHG, via the coding sequence ATGACCAAAGTGCTCGTTCTCTATTATTCCGCCTACGGCCATATCGAAGCGATGGCCAATGCCGTTGCGGAAGGTGCCCGCGAAGCCGGCGCCACCGTCGATATCAAGCGTGTGCCCGAGCTGGTGCCTGACGATGTTGCCAAGGCCTCGTATTACAAGCTCGACCAGGCCGCCCCGATCGCCAAGATCGAGGATCTCGCCAATTACGACGCGATCATCGTCGGCACCGGCACCCGGTTCGGCCGCATGGCCTCGCAGATGGCGAATTTCCTCGATCAGGCCGGCGGCCTGTGGGCCAAGGGCGCGCTGCATGGCAAGGTCGGCGGTGCTTTCACCTCGACCGCGACCCAGCACGGCGGCCAGGAGACCACGCTGTTCTCCATCATCACCAACCTGCTGCATTTCGGCATGACCGTCGTCGGCCTGAACTACGGCTTCCAGGGCCAGATGAAGCTGGATGAAGTCACCGGCGGCTCGCCCTATGGCGCAACCACCATCACCGGCGGTGACGGCAGCCGACAGCCGAGCGCGAACGAACTCGCCGGCGCCCGCTATCAGGGCAAGACGATTGCCGAGACCGCGAAGAAGCTGCACGGCTGA